Proteins encoded within one genomic window of Psilocybe cubensis strain MGC-MH-2018 chromosome 2, whole genome shotgun sequence:
- a CDS encoding Transcription initiation factor IIA large subunit encodes MSNKIVPTIYRAVIDDVIRAIKPEFDEYGVSEDVLAQLQRKWEDKVIASHVAEFETPAPPPSAPSATHPAIVAAAAAQQQPQIHHVYPTHPLMIPHYGQQHNPYAPIATPQPTVKAEPVDNRYVLNPPPYTLPPLPGPNIATRHLPAPATVSPNPGGQTGVINFPRNGQTQSSVSRPYAIPAQTSTTQTPRLPQVDGPSESSGDEDSSSPPPGQFAPRTSHPSLPQPPAPSGPSNQDSEAINSDLDDSDTENEDEDEDGGAGETDIVFCTYDKVARVKNKWKCVLKDGMIHINGKDYLFAKCTGRSSSSSTDRHNGGKGNSFLGMGRNNRLDDDPSIQGAREKVSAAEDAEKEADRALIEARQRVKLAREHVQMLEREALEEAKRAKAKQAQAKIVSKSAKGLGRHGM; translated from the exons ATGTCGAATAAGATAGTG CCTACTATCTATCGAGCTGTGATAGACGATGTTATCCGTGCCATTAAGCCCGAATTCGACGAATATGGTGTTTCTGAGGATGTCCTAGCTCAACTGCAGCGT AAATGGGAGGACAAAGTTATCGCATCCCACGTAGCAGAATTTGAAACACCTGCGCCACCCCCATCTGCCCCATCGGCTACCCATCCTGCGATAGTTGCTGCAGCGGCCGCTCAGCAGCAACCACAAATACATCACGTATATCCGACACATCCCCTTATGATTCCACACTACGGCCAGCAACACAACCCTTACGCCCCCATAGCTACCCCACAACCGACAGTGAAAGCTGAACCTGTTGATAATAGATATGTGTTAAACCCGCCTCCGTACACTTTACCCCCTCTTCCGGGTCCCAATATTGCAACCAGGCACTTACCTGCCCCAGCGACAGTGTCCCCTAATCCAGGTGGACAAACGGGTGTAATCAATTTCCCTCGAAATGGACAAACTCAATCAAGCGTATCGCGACCATATGCTATCCCTGCTCAGACGTCTACGACACAGACCCCAAGGTTACCGCAAGTCGATGGTCCATCTGAGTCATCTGGTGACGAGGATTcgtcttctcctcctcctggaCAATTTGCTCCAAGAACCTCTCACCCTTCTTTGCCTCAGcctccagccccttctggACCTTCGAATCAAGATTCCGAGGCCATCAACAGTGACCTCGATGATTCAGATACAGAaaatgaagacgaagacgaagatggtGGCGCAGGGGAAACCGACATAGTTTTTTGCACTTACGATAAA GTTGCCCGCGTCAAGAATAAGTGGAAGTGTGTATTAAAAGACGGTATGATCCATATCAATGGCAAAGATTATCTTTTTGCCAAATGTACAGG ACGATCAAGCTCCTCTAGTACAGACCGTCACAACGGAGGAAAGGGAAATAGTTTTCTTGGAATGGGTCGAAACAATCGTTTAGACGACGATCCATCTATCCAGGGTGCCAGGGAAAAAGTTTCCGCGGCTGAAGATGCAGAAAAGGAGGCAGACAGGGCATTGATTGAAGCTCGACAACGCGTCAAACTTGCCCGTGAACACGTTCAGATGCTTGAGCGCGAGGCACTCGAAGA GGCAAAGCGTGCCAAAGCTAAACAAGCTCAGGCAAAGATCGTCAGCAAAAGTGCAAAAGGATTGGGGCGCCATGGAATGTAG
- a CDS encoding pH-response regulator protein palC, giving the protein MYLYQLPTTSAVAFSDFCVDHSRDRIYTHLIPEATQARANLRGALKECKRSDHDEKDFLGLVKAIEEYLPYIRALIECVAHDDIGLKNEPKFGWRTTLSANLFNAPKLDFPGLYADYSFTLLTYAFALSNLAHSIVASVGLYELDRAISDLERKSKEDKLNVAVDFICRASGVFTFISDSVLPEWESSRGSPPGFHRPPDLSREVISALSKMSLADAQTLAIRRLLSKSAYDSNVAPGPPLPKSHPPPALLAKLHIECTSLYSSARLLAKTPGASKNASSGHSVKDVASDLRRYLSNQASLHSALSHKWLGVDAGEKGGTDRGGEAVAFLQWAKKELEDIKDGGRLVSLGNGEKEKEELRKSDINNELTNVNVFFKYYKKMNDTLHFQPVPTQKDLQSRIPGGRIALPSKPFTPPIPAFGPGSLEHACRQTEQLQTLDHDLQDGRERSPEAELPKSTGNYAGAGSYF; this is encoded by the exons ATGTATTTATACCAACTACCAACCACCAGCGCTGTAGCATTTTCAGATTTTTGCGTTGACCACAGCAGGGACAGAATCTATACCCATCTCATACCGGAAGCAACCCAAGCTAGGGCCAACTTGCGAGGAGCATTGAAAGAATGCAAACGGTCCGATCATGACGAAAAGGACTTCTTAGGTCTCGTGAAG GCAATTGAAGAATATCTACCCTATATCCGAGCGTTGATTGAATGTGTCGCTCATGACGATATTGGATTGAAGAATGAACCCA AATTTGGTTGGCGAACGACACTCTCAGCAAACCTGTTCAATGCACCCAAGCTCGACTTTCCCGGATTGTACGCAGACTACTCGTTCACTCTGCTGACCTATGCCTTTGCTCTTTCTAATCTGGCACATTCGATCGTGGCTTCGGTGGGGCTATATGAACTCGATCGTGCCATATCAGACTTGGAAAGAAAGTCAAAGGAAGACAAGCTCAACGTTGCCGTCGATTTTATATGCAGGGCAAGTGGTGTGTTCACTTTTATTAGTGACAGCGTTCTGCCGGAATGGGAGTCTTCTCGCGGCAGCCCTCCTGGATTCCATAGGCCCCCCGACCTCAGTCGTGAAGTCATCAGTGCTTTATCGAA GATGTCACTCGCAGACGCCCAAACCCTGGCTATCAGACGATTGCTGTCGAAATCAGCCTACGACAGCAACGTCGCACCAGGTCCCCCTTTACCTAAATCCCACCCGCCACCTGCGCTCCTCGCGAAGTTACACATTGAATGCACCTCTTTATACTCTTCCGCGCGTCTTTTGGCCAAGACACCGGGGGCTAGCAAGAATGCATCTTCCGGGCATTCAGTTAAGGACGTTGCGTCGGATTTGCGTCGTTATTTAAGTAATCAAGCGTCTCTCCATAGTGCGCTATCGCATAAATGGCTCGGTGTGGATGCAGGGGAAAAAGGCGGTACCGATAGAGGAGGTGAAGCCGTAGCCTTCCTGCAGTGGGCCAAAAAGGAATTGGAGGACATCAAAGACGGAGGCAGGCTCGTGTCGCTCGGAAAcggagagaaggagaaagaggaactACGGAAAAGCGACATTAACAACGAATTAACGAATGTTAACGTGTTTTTCAAGTATTACAAGAAAATGAACGATACT CTTCATTTCCAGCCTGTTCCAACGCAGAAGGATCTGCAGTCTCGCATTCCTGGTGGAAGAATTGCTTTGCCGTCGAAGCCATTTACGCCCCCAATTCCGGCCTTTGGTCCTGGATCTCTGGAACATGCGTGTCGACAAACGGAGCAACTTCAAACGTTAGATCATGACCTCCAGGACGGACGAGAACGTTCACCCGAAGCAGAATTGCCCAAGTCTACAGGAAACTATGCAGGGGCGGGCTCCTATTTCTAG
- a CDS encoding hypothetical protein (Uncharacterized protein C354.08c), with protein MQLPYPVTSTRIGKHVGELPRLIEQHDEAVIQLEEVVAKYTNGGKPSSHRPTIIIGGFCGLGGTRVDAIKYYTSKVRRAEGAVQQYRAQLDPKRTENYGFATIATIPLAHAAARELKGEHPKGLTFKLAPNPRDIIWSNIGLSKPSKQFRRTTGFLLMMFFSALSLFPLFPIASLANLDAVSLAASGYIPFLRTWSHSSPISYALVSGLAPPIIAAFFNYFLPRLMRWLSKYMGAPTHTNLARIVIARYFAFLIVSQLIIFTILGVIFHSALEIVEAVQRQGANFKTIIENLDTIGLQNQFKSLQLVASIPPLVILLLFKFYLNRKFANNFQYHLPEHQEFSRAVARSQQSSTSYNLEDRYCHPALKAVLFTPMIHSHALPILRRHYEGKGNENEKILTRGVSKKSQNVKIKGVNNDPIVDGVVFNVVPKYSLEYDPEQYKHDEDNAYYDYDHGAVPSGSRSALELRQPSSRHGNETSSRGVRLYDPGLTVRPIGMLSGDHHESTNRMYDIQAMNLSPALSYQPSDVPSHDVQPSTYQQRHRTRRNDEFTHDGISPGDKSLPPVPPGS; from the exons ATGCAGCTGCCATACCCTGTTACCTCAACTCGCATAGGCAAACATGTCGGGGAGCTTCCACGTTTAATAGAACAGCATGACGAAGCGGTAATTCAGTTGGAAGAAGTCGTTGCAAAGTATACCAATGGAGGAAAACCGTCCAGTCACAGACCAACCATCATCATTGGAGGATTTTGCGGTCTTGGAGGGACTCGCGTGGATGCTATCAAATACTATAC GTCGAAGGTACGCCGTGCGGAAGGTGCGGTCCAACAGTACCGCGCACAGCTTGATCCAAAACGCACAGAGAATTATGGGTTCGCCACAATAGCCACCATTCCTCTGGCTCATGCTGCTGCTCGAGAACTAAAAGGAGAACACCCTAAGGGTTTAACATTCAAACTCGCTCCCAACCCCAGAGACATC ATCTGGAGCAATATAGGTCTTTCAAAACCAAGCAAACAGTTTAGACGAACCACAGGCTTCCTGTTGATGATGTTTTTCAGTGCCTTGAGCCTTTTCCCCCTATTTCCAATCGCTTCTCTAGCAAATCTTGACGCTGTGAGT CTTGCTGCTTCGGGTTATATACCTTTCCTTCGGACCTGGTCACACAGTTCTCCCATCTCCTACGCATTGGTCTCTGGACTTGCCCCGCCTATCATTGCAGCTTTTTTCAATTATTTTTTACCACGGCTCATGCGTTGGTTGTCGAAATACATGGGTGCACCTACTCATACAAACCTCGCTAGAATTGTTATTGCAAGATACTTTGCATTCCTAATTGTCAGCCAATTGATTATTTTTACCATTCTTGGGGTGATTTTCC ACTCCGCACTGGAAATTGTGGAAGCTGTACAGAGACAAGGCGCTAATTTCAAAACCATTATTGAAAACCTTGACA CCATTGGTCTCCAAAATCAATTCAAATCTTTGCAACTCGTCGCGTCAATCCCCCCTCTCGTAATTCTCCTTCTGTTCAAATTCTACCTGAATAGGAAGTTTGCCAACAACTTCCAGTATCACTTACCAGAACATCAAGAATTCTCAAGAGCCGTCGCTCGTTCCCAGCAGTCTAGCACTAGTTATAATCTTGAAGATCGATACTGCCATCCAGCTCTAAAAGCCGTACTTTTTACACCAATGATTCATTCACATGCGTTACCAATTCTACGCCGACATTACgaaggcaaaggcaacgaaaacgaaaaaatCTTAACCCGAGGAGTCAGCAAGAAATCCCAGAACGTCAAGATCAAAGGTGTTAATAACGATCCGATAGTAGATGGAGTAGTCTTCAATGTTGTTCCTAAA TATTCCCTTGAATACGACCCTGAACAATACAAACATGATGAAGACAACGCTTACTACGACTATGATCACGGTGCGGTGCCCTCGGGTTCTCGTAGTGCTTTAGAATTGCGGCAACCATCATCCAGACACGGAAATGAAACCTCTTCGAGGGGGGTTCGATTGTACGACCCTGGTCTAACTGTGAGACCAATTGGGATGCTGAGTGGTGATCACCATGAATCGACAAATAGAATGTACGATATACAAGCTATGAACTTGTCACCTGCCCTATCTTATCAACCATCCGATGTCCCAAGTCACGACGTCCAACCTTCGACATACCAACAAAGACACCGTACCAGAAGAAACGATGAGTTTACTCATGATGGCATATCGCCCGGCGATAAATCTCTTCCGCCTGTGCCGCCGGGGTCATAG
- a CDS encoding putative oxidoreductase C24B10.20, protein MASGDSVIYIIAGANRPRGIGYGMTSYILASNKEAFVYAGARDPDQAIALQELKSKYPNRLAIIKCVAGDVAGNHEAMKEIDKRHGRVDTVIACMGVANAFGKVNEVTLSDMENHFLVNAMGPIALFQAAYSLLRKSLNPRFVSLGSSGGCISGGFIESPVGSVCYGTSKAALHWATRKIHFENEWLVAFPLSPGAVGTDMVDNIVEADKTGNFQRMIESMPQLSAGNVVESLVKIIDGSTRERNGGEFMHVDGTKLPYW, encoded by the exons ATGGCCTCTGGTGACTCTGTAATTTATATCATAGCTGGCGCAAATCGCCCTCGTGGTATAG GTTATGGCATGACTTCATACATACTCGCATCCAACAAGGAAGCCTTTGTCTATGCCGGAGCGCGAGATCCTGACCAAGCAATCGCTTTGCAAGAGTTGAAGTCAAAGTACCCAAATCGACTCGCGATTATTAAATGCGTTGCCGGGGATGTCGCAGGGAACCATGAGGCAATGAAAGAAATCGACAAACGTCATGGTCGGGTGGACACTGTAATAGCTTGCATGG GTGTTGCCAATGCCTTTGGAAAAGTCAACGAAGTAACCCTCAGTGATATGGAAAATCACTTTCTG GTCAATGCGATGGGTCCTATTGCCCTCTTTCAGGCTGCTTATTCGCTCCTTAGAAAAAGTTTAAATCCACGATTTGTTTCCCTTGGTAGTAGCGGAGGTTGTATCAGTGGAGGATTTATCGAAAGTCCCGTTGGAAGTGTGTGCTATGGAACTAGCAAAGCAGCACTTCATTGGGCAACACGTAAGATTCATTTTGAGAATGAGTGGTTAG TGGCATTCCCTTTATCTCCCGGCGCGGTGGGCACAGATATGG TCGACAACATTGTTGAAGCCGACAAAACGGGAAATTTTCAGCGCATGATAGAAAGCATGCCTCAGCTATCTGCAGGCAATGTCGTTGAATCACTAGTCAAAATCATAGATGGCTCCACCAGGGAGAGAAATGGCGGAGAATTTATGCATGTAGATGGAACCAAGCTCCCGTATTGGTAA